The genomic window CTGAAAAACCTATTGAGTCTTTACGCCAATGACGAGTTTTAAATAAAAAAGAATAGCCGGAAACGAGAGAAATCATTCTCACCTTTCCGGCTCTCATATTTAGAAACCAACATCCTATTCTCCCGAACTGAATGAACAACCTAATTACTAATCTAAAAATCTAATACCATGAAAAACACACTACTATATCTATAACAGGGCATCCCTGCAAAATGTTTAAGGGATTTCATCCTGAAATTAGAAAGCCGATAAAAAACGTTTGTACACCTCCAGTTGCCTTTCAAAACAGAAAGTCGTCTGGGATAATCTTAAGCAGTTCGCTTTTAGCTGTCGATACTCCTCATCCGGCAAGTGGCTCATGGCTTGTACATTTTTAGAAAGTCGCTCATAATCTCCGGGGGCCGAGACAAGGCCCAACTGATTCTCCTTTACAATCTCCTCGCCCTCGCCGCCTCCACAAAACAAGATAGGAACGCCTAACGGCAGCAAATCAAATAATTTAGAAGGTACCGCCCCCCTTATACGAACCGTCAAGGGGATAATGGAGGCATGGTAACGTGTAAGCTCCTCACGCATCCGTTCCTTGGGCAAAGAGCCATGATAAAAGACCCCTTTATCATGTGTCCTCACATAATCCTCTATCTCCAAGGCTTGATTGCCCCCTCCAAATAAATGAAGCTCCGCTCCCATCCCTTTAAAATCGACACACTCTATCAACTCCAATATATTCTGCGCCACGCCCAGCAAACCGGCATAGACGATCCTGAAAGGCTTTCGAGAAGAAGGGGTTTGATTCGGTAAAACAAAACGATGCTGCAAATTCCGATACAAGAACGAGGCCTTGCCCGGCTCATACCGTTTTATATAATCCACGATCTCCTTACTCTGCCCTTGACAGGCCGTGGCCTTACGATAAAGGAACCGCTCGATACGCCCCATCACCCCATGATAAACGCCCCCCTCTTTCATGGCCCCCAGCTCCACGGCCGACAATGGCCAAAGGTCTGAGACGTTCAGTACCACCTTTTTCCGGTAGCAGCAACGAAAAAGCAACATGGCCGAGGCCGCCGCCAAAACAGGAGGGGTCTGGATGATCACCTTATCATAAGATTTTATACGCTTACGCTTGAGAGCGAAACACCAAAGGGTCGTGGCGAAAGCGCACATACTGGCAAGACGGACCAACGGTTTCTTCGAGATCGAGGCATACGTCCAGTACCTGAAGACCGTTATCCCGTTTACATCCTCTGTCTTGGAAAAAGCCCCCCTATATCCATCAAAGATACGTCCCTTGGGATAATTGGGTAAGCAAGTCAACACATCCACCTTTATCCCTAAGCCAGACAGTCCCTCCGCCATGTTCGTAATGCGTGAGGGTGCCGCACCGATCTCTGGAAGATAAGAGGGAGAAACGATCAAGACCCTCATTCCTTCCGGTTCAAAAATTCCACGATCCTTCCGCAAGCCAATCCATCCCCATAGGGATTAACCGCCTTGCTCATCGCATCGTAATAAACAGTATCATCAAGCAACGCCGAGACCTCGCTCACGATCTTATCATAGTCCGTTCCGACCAGTTTCACCGTACCTGCCGCGAGAGCCTCCGGACGCTCGGTCGTATCACGCATCACCAACACGGGCTTGCCCAATCCGGGGGCCTCCTCTTGGATACCGCCGCTATCGGTCAGCACTATCGTTGATTTCTCCATCAGATAGACAAACGACAGATATTCCAATGGCTCAATGAAGAACATATTCTCCAAATGAGAAAGATCCTCGCCGAATACCTCGTGAATCGGCTTGCGCACATTAGGATTCAAGTGCATAGGATAGACAAAATCCACCTCCGGATACTTCCGGGTCAAGTCCTTGATAGCGGTACACATATGGATGAATCCATCACCGAAGTTCTCCCGGCGATGACCCGTGATCAACACCAATCTCTTACCCTCAACCAGACGGTTCACGTCATACCCCGAACGTAAAAGCACGCCTTCCAACTCCTTGTCCAGCTCAGCGTCCGTCTTTATCTTAGTCACCACTTGCCGTAAGGCGTCTATCACCGTATTGCCGGTAACCAAGATTGAGTCCGGATTCACGTCCTCTCGCATCAAGTTCTGCTTGCTCAACCGCGTGGGTGCGAAATTATACGTGGCGATACGCCCCGTGACCTGACGGTTCATCTCCTCCGGCCATGGGCTATAGATGTTGTGGGTACGAAGGCCGGCCTCTATATGACCTACAGGTATCTGTTGGTAGAAAGCGGCCAAGGCGGCCGCCGTGCTCGTGGTGGTATCCCCATGCACCAGCACGACATCGGGTGTCGCCTCACGCAACACGTCACGCATACCGGTAAGGACACGGGCGGTCACGTCATATAAGTCCTGACCCTGCCTCATGATATTCAAATCATAATCCGGCGTGATCTCGAACAATTTTAACACTTGATCCAACATTTCCCGATGCTGTCCGGTAACGCACACGATGGTCTCGAACGACTCCGGATGTTTTTGGAACTCCTTCACCAGCGGAGCCATCTTGATCGCCTCGGGACGGGTCCCGAATACTAACATTATTTTTCTCATTACTGCGTATTCTTCTATTTAGCGAACGATTATTTCTTGAATGTCCCGCAAAAGTCCAGCACCTCCACGTCATCCCGATAATTCAACCCCGCAAACTCCCTATGATTCACCAAGAAGACCACTATATCCGCCTTCTCGTATGCCTCCTTATAAGGGGTCAGCTTAAACAACTTATGCTCCGAAACGTTCGGCTCCACCACCATGATATCAGCGTTGTTGCACGATTGCAACACCTTCGTCGTTATTCCCTTGGCCGGCGATTCACGTAAGTCATCGATATCAGGCTTGAAAGCCAAGCCCATCATTGCCACCGCCGGCTTACGCCCATGCTTCAACTCAAACCGCAGCATGGCGTTCCTCACTTTCTCAGCGCACCAGAAAGCCTTGTAATTATTCGTCTCACGGGCCGTCGAGATCATACGGCTCTCCATCGGAAACTCCGCCGTGATGAAATAAGGGTCCACCGCTATGCAATGACCGCCAACTCCGCAACCCGGCCGTAAGATATTCACACGGGGATGCTTGTTCGCCAAATCGATCAGCTCCCACACATTGATCCCGGCCTTATCACAAATAAACGACAGCTCATTGGCGAAAGCGATCTGTACGTCCCGGCTTGAGTTCTCGGTCAATTTACACATCTCGGCCGTCTTGCTATTCGTTGGGTGAAGCGTACCCTTCACGAACTGGCCGTAGAACTCCATCGCCTTACGGGTGGAGGCCTCGTCCATGCCGCCGATGACCCGGTCGTTATGCACCAACTCATGGATCACGTTACCCGGAAGCACCCGCTCCGGGCAATAAGCGATATAGATCTTGCCCTCCAGTTCCGGCCGCTCCGAGAAAATCAACCTAGCCATCCGTTCGGTCGTCCCCACCGGCGATGTAGACTCGATCACGTACAAATCCCCCTCCTTCAACAAAGGAAGCACCATACGGGTAGCCGACTCAACGAACGATACGTCCGGCTCATGATCCCCCTTGAAAGGAGTGGGTACCACCATGAAATAAGCGTCGCTCACCCGAGGCTCGGTGTACGCCTTGAAATGTCCGGAGGCCAGTACCTCCCGCAACATCTCCTCCATACCCGGCTCGATGATATGCAATTTCCCCTGGTTGGTAACCTCCACCACTTGAGCGTTAATATCCACGCCGGCGATCTCCACCCCGTGCTTTGCGGCAATAATAGCCGTGGGCAGGCCAATATAGCCCAACCCCATGAAACATGCTTTCATAAGAAATATGTGTTATTTTTTAAGTAAGATATTAGGCAGATCAAGAATGGTCCAATAACGATCAACCGATTGTATAAGAAAGTCTCTTCACAAAATGAATACGAATTGTCTTAGATAGGTGAAAACGGTTATACGTAAATGACACTTGGTCATCTACAATCTCGACAGAGGATGCGCCGGCCACTCTTATCGCCGCGATACTCGTCACTATCTCATTTCGTGAACAAGATATGATCTCCACATCCGGAGCCAGATGGATCAAGCTTACGGCTTTCACGGCTGTTGAGACAGAATCCTCTATCCTAAAACGATCCTTATCAATCGTAAATTTTCGCAGATGCCTACCCAATGAGCCAAAACCATCATGCCAAGCCTCTACCTCATTCGGAGAATCTTTAAGAAGCGTCACCCTTGCCCGCCTCCCCACACGAAAGCCTCCCCATACCTCGCTAGAGTTCTTATCCCCTAGCACCACCGTATTATGGGCCGCCGTGCCACGCTCGTATTGCCTACGGGCTGTCTTTTCATACGTAGAAATTCCGGTATCCATAACGAAAGGCTTACCCCCTATCCGCAACTCATAATTGAACGTATCCGCATGCGAATGGCCGGGTTGGTAAGAGGCCCTTATGTCTCCAACATCCACGATAGCCTCCCAATGGCCCGCCATCAATTTTCGATAGCCACACGCTCCCATCGGAAGCTTTTCCCAGTCCATATCCAATCGCTTAGCGTATGCAAACAATTGAGTCGGAGAAGGCGCGATTCCCTCAGCGGAATCATTCAGGAGAGGTATCGTATTATCTTTATAAACGACAGAGGCTAAATGTCCCAACATACCACCGGCTTTTTCTCGTAAGCGTTCATTCAAACCTTCCTGCCCTATAAACCGCAAATTATTTACAGAGACATTATAGCAATCCAGCAATCGATCCAATAATATACAATGATACATCGGTGATTGCTCGTAATGAGCGCCATCCGGAAGGAGTTGCTCTTCCAGTTCCCGCAACAATAAGCCTTTCGCCTTTTGATAGATCGGCTCATCCTTAAAATAAAGCCCGGCCCATAACAAGGAGAAA from Parabacteroides distasonis ATCC 8503 includes these protein-coding regions:
- the wecC gene encoding UDP-N-acetyl-D-mannosamine dehydrogenase, with protein sequence MKACFMGLGYIGLPTAIIAAKHGVEIAGVDINAQVVEVTNQGKLHIIEPGMEEMLREVLASGHFKAYTEPRVSDAYFMVVPTPFKGDHEPDVSFVESATRMVLPLLKEGDLYVIESTSPVGTTERMARLIFSERPELEGKIYIAYCPERVLPGNVIHELVHNDRVIGGMDEASTRKAMEFYGQFVKGTLHPTNSKTAEMCKLTENSSRDVQIAFANELSFICDKAGINVWELIDLANKHPRVNILRPGCGVGGHCIAVDPYFITAEFPMESRMISTARETNNYKAFWCAEKVRNAMLRFELKHGRKPAVAMMGLAFKPDIDDLRESPAKGITTKVLQSCNNADIMVVEPNVSEHKLFKLTPYKEAYEKADIVVFLVNHREFAGLNYRDDVEVLDFCGTFKK
- the wecB gene encoding non-hydrolyzing UDP-N-acetylglucosamine 2-epimerase — encoded protein: MRKIMLVFGTRPEAIKMAPLVKEFQKHPESFETIVCVTGQHREMLDQVLKLFEITPDYDLNIMRQGQDLYDVTARVLTGMRDVLREATPDVVLVHGDTTTSTAAALAAFYQQIPVGHIEAGLRTHNIYSPWPEEMNRQVTGRIATYNFAPTRLSKQNLMREDVNPDSILVTGNTVIDALRQVVTKIKTDAELDKELEGVLLRSGYDVNRLVEGKRLVLITGHRRENFGDGFIHMCTAIKDLTRKYPEVDFVYPMHLNPNVRKPIHEVFGEDLSHLENMFFIEPLEYLSFVYLMEKSTIVLTDSGGIQEEAPGLGKPVLVMRDTTERPEALAAGTVKLVGTDYDKIVSEVSALLDDTVYYDAMSKAVNPYGDGLACGRIVEFLNRKE
- a CDS encoding alginate lyase family protein gives rise to the protein MLGESLKLYISTLRNLRSRQVRYQVWYRLRAYIRKYRSFRYVLSLPRVGHPLSFKLFISKYTDLDSVTGHFSFLGTESAFLGWNDESFGKLWSYNLNYMDYLHQETISFEQAVCWIDKFVDEIEGNRNGLEPYPIALRGINWIKFLSKYHPYILAENKRKWDSSLYAQYQILLDNLEYHLLGNHLLEDAFSLLWAGLYFKDEPIYQKAKGLLLRELEEQLLPDGAHYEQSPMYHCILLDRLLDCYNVSVNNLRFIGQEGLNERLREKAGGMLGHLASVVYKDNTIPLLNDSAEGIAPSPTQLFAYAKRLDMDWEKLPMGACGYRKLMAGHWEAIVDVGDIRASYQPGHSHADTFNYELRIGGKPFVMDTGISTYEKTARRQYERGTAAHNTVVLGDKNSSEVWGGFRVGRRARVTLLKDSPNEVEAWHDGFGSLGRHLRKFTIDKDRFRIEDSVSTAVKAVSLIHLAPDVEIISCSRNEIVTSIAAIRVAGASSVEIVDDQVSFTYNRFHLSKTIRIHFVKRLSYTIG
- a CDS encoding glycosyltransferase family 4 protein, which codes for MRVLIVSPSYLPEIGAAPSRITNMAEGLSGLGIKVDVLTCLPNYPKGRIFDGYRGAFSKTEDVNGITVFRYWTYASISKKPLVRLASMCAFATTLWCFALKRKRIKSYDKVIIQTPPVLAAASAMLLFRCCYRKKVVLNVSDLWPLSAVELGAMKEGGVYHGVMGRIERFLYRKATACQGQSKEIVDYIKRYEPGKASFLYRNLQHRFVLPNQTPSSRKPFRIVYAGLLGVAQNILELIECVDFKGMGAELHLFGGGNQALEIEDYVRTHDKGVFYHGSLPKERMREELTRYHASIIPLTVRIRGAVPSKLFDLLPLGVPILFCGGGEGEEIVKENQLGLVSAPGDYERLSKNVQAMSHLPDEEYRQLKANCLRLSQTTFCFERQLEVYKRFLSAF